TTTCAAATGGGAGATTTTATGCAACCTgacgtgtttgtgtctgtctctgtgctgctgtggcacTCTCTCACTTTCCAGTGGAATGTAGGTCAGGTGGACAGCAGACTATAAATTGCTTAttgtaagtgtgtttgtgtgttcccTTCCTATCAAAAAGAGCGCACGGATAGATAGGTTGCTGTGATCCTGCGTTGGAATGAATGGGTAAAGACAATGGAAGAACAGAAGGAATGAATGGAGATAAACTTTTGTATCATCTCCATATAATTGTAGCACAGCTTTCGACtgcatcattttcacatttttgcaagTATTGCCTGTGTACTTTTAAAATACATCCTTTATAAATTGTTGCTCAAATACATAATTTATctccttgtttttttgtgtaaacTACCAGTTGAAATATGCATGAGTACACTcatcaaatgcatttttctaGCTGCAGAACTTTTCTGACAGGGGAAATAATCCAtttgtgcaaacacactcagcAACAACTTGGCTAGCCAAAACAATTGAGTGGCATCTGGCTAGTgattatatatttacattttctgccatGTAAACTATTGACAGGAGTCCTAACACAGtatctctctcctccattaGGAGCTAGACTGCAATTAGCCAACACAAAGCAGTGTGCTCAAACATTCTCAGTGGGTTGAAACAGCCTGTGTTTACATCTTCTCTCTGCCACCatgtttttctccctccaaCTCATGTCCCTCTATCTCTCTACTCACAGCTTTGCTAAATGATCTGAACAAATATATTGGcacttttgtatttttaccaCCAAAAAGAGCAGCACTATAAATTATTTATCTCTGTATCCATCCTCACCCTCCTGTAattttcccctccctcttctgCCCGTAGCATAAAGTCAGggtgtgaagctgcagccaacaGCATGTGACCAGAAGGGGGTGCAGTTTCACAACCTCACATACCTCCCAGAGACTCCTCaaactcctcttcatctccctaAATGTTCTTTCACACACGGTGCTGGTGGACACACTCACAGGGCGCAGCCTATTTAAGCTACATGGTCAGAATAATTAATGCAGGAAATTATCACAGATGCAGGAATGATTAATTTCAAGCTGTGACAAAATGACATGACTGATTGTTTTTACCAGGTCGCCAGGCTTTTAATACTCACGGCCATTCAGGGATAGCATCCATCACAGTGACCCTCGCTCCTGCAGaggtgtgtgtagtgtgtgtgcaggctgtcTGTTTCTATGTGCTTGCATgcaagcttgtgtgtgtgcatgtgcatggaACGAATGTCGTTAAGCATATGTTTACTAATTTATCAACTTTGTGACTGCAGAGCCCAGGGGCCTCTACTCCAACTGCCTCTGTGAGATAGTGAAAGGTATGCAGCAAGGCAGACCCACCCTAAACCTTTACAAACACCCTGATGTAACCCACGAGggacacacacttacactcatatttcatcatatttatCTCCTTTTACCTAGACATGGTAGACGTCCAACCTGTCCAAGCAAAATatctttcttttgctgtttgtctcttttgccttcagtctctctctgagCAGCACAATGTGACTCTTGTAGGCCAgtttaaaatgattttcacGTGTATTTCTTGTTTCCATGCAGCATAAACATTCTTGTTGCAGCAAGACACTGTTTACCGCAGTTTATCAATCAACCAAACTTTAGTCATATAACACCTTTCAATGCAAATGCAATTCAAGGTTCTTTGCAAGCAATTGACACAGTGTAGGGTGTTGGagaccatatatatatatatatatatatatatatattatgaatgcattttgcattcataatttTTTAATCCAGTAGtcagttgtttttaattttccaacCAAGTATCAATAgatttgtgtgggtgtgtatatGTCTTTGCGTAAGGCATCTAGGAAACAGAGTAGTGAGTTTGAAGTTTTCCATCAATAAGCatctgctgaagtgtccttgacCCTCACTCTCTACCTGTACCTGTTCCTAAAAGATTCAGTACATTGAACCCAGAAATCAGGAGTCTGTATGTCATGACCACTGCGTGTTGTTGTCTTGTGTGCCACAGATGCCATCTGCCCTGTGAACCACGCTCTGGGTCAGCGTGTGATGGGACACGGCTCGTCACTGTGGACTCCGGGGCGTTCTGACAAGTGGCCCAGACAGGTCGTTTCCATGGAGACTCATGGGGTCAGCCAGACTCTGTTCAGGTCAGTTAATTGTGCACTGGATGCTAATGATGTGTAATGGCTCTGTCCTTGGCAAAGGAGAAACTCaaataaacactgtgtgtgtgtgtgtgtgtgtgtgtgtgtgtgtgtgtgtgtgtgtgtgtgtgtgtgtgtgtgtgtgtgtgtgtgtgtgtgtgtgtgtgtgtgtgtgtgtgtgttttgaactCTTGGTCTCTCCAGTGTGCTTTGTGCTTCTGTTTATGGTTTCATCCCTATACAGTGTCTCTCGGCCCTTTGTCATAGGGTGCTCTTCTGTGACAATCTAGTACAATAGTTCCactctcacaacacacacacacacacacacttcctcacCCCCACACCCTACCGTACACTCTTTTAATCTCTtcacagtttctttctttcatatCACTTTCTCATTCTACAACTTTGGTTTTGCTCAGATCAATACTGTAAAAACTCATCTGGCCATGTCTCTGAATGACTTTTCTGCCCTTCGCTATCGATCCTCCCATcccatcctcctctctgcctcccactcAGTGATGACCTGGCACAGATGACTTCAGCTTTTGACAGCCATGTTTTTTGGTGTCCAGGCTTTGTCTGCAGGACAAGGAGTTTTATCCGTTTTATCAGTGCCAAAGGGTCCCACAAACCCCTACACTCCTCTTCCTGCTATCCGTGTCTGTCTGTATCCATTTAAACAAGAGCATGTACTGCACTCCAGTAGCAAAAAACAGGAGAGCTTATAGCAAACCCAACTGTTGCTCAGATCAGACTAGCATTTAACCAGGTGATTCAGAACAGCCTGAAAGCATCTTGGGACAGTGGTAGTCTACCACAGGCTAGAGGGAGAACAGCAAGAGAAGTGGGGCTAATTTAAAGAAGTAAGGATAAATGCAGATGTGGACAGATAGACTCCTTCATCACACAACCTGGCACTACTCCATTCCAACCCGAAATACCTGAAAAAAAGCACCAACACCAAAATATCAATAATCACAAATATTAAACTAAAGCACGTATGGACCAGAATAGACCAACATCAACTAGCCGGCTCAGCTAAATGCATCTTTGGTCTTCCTGCTTCTGTTGCAGGCTGAAACGTAGCACTTCAGCGCCCCCTACCGACAACTTAACATTTTACAGTGCTGAAAAGTGTCACCACACTTTAATTACAACACTACTAACAAACATTCAGGAGGAGGCTGTTTCCCAGCTGCTCTCCACTGAccttctcatttctctctctgagccTCTCCACAGGGTCAGCCGCCCCTCTGCCTCAGCTGCTCCCAGGTGTCTCAGAGACGCTGTCCTACCTGCCGACGTTCCGGGCCCTCAGCCTAGTGTTCAATTTACTGCGATGGGTACCAAGGACAGGCTCTCATCCCTCAAGCATACTGCACCAGAAAGGTCCcacacacagtttgttgcaCAGCCTTTTACAATTCTTCAGAGTGTGTTTAAAGTCTCATGAGTACCTAAAAGGAATTTCAGCAATTTAGTATGAAATCTGTGCATCTACAGCCTTCATGTGAATTAATTCCATTTgtcaaaacaagctgtttgGAGTCTCTATCTGCTGCCATTACTTGTAGACTTCTCATTTTGACAGTagaaaaaatactgtatgtcattgTTAATAATTTTGAATTATTGGATTTtggaaaatgttattttatttttacaagtAATATGTTTATTAGttaattattatgtattattaatctgaatctgcaaagtattTTGCAACTAAAGTCATCAAATAATATACTGGAGTAAAAATCTGCCTCTGAATTGTAGTTAAAAATtgttaagtacagtatttgagtatATGTACTTATTTTGACCTCTTATCTTGACCACTTGGCCATTCAGACAGCCCACATTGAGCAAATTTAAGATGAAATTTTGAGACATTGTAACCAGGAGACGGATTTCAGTTCATGTTTGATACATTTTTAGTTATTTGGCTTGAAATTGAATGTGTTTACATGACCATGCAGTGACCGCTATACATGTGTTGGGTTTATTGCCACAGCTGTAGGCTGGACGATGTGCTGCCTGTGCCCTTACAGGAGAGCTCTTCAATAGCACTGGCAGTCACCACCTCAGTGGCCAGGGTTCAGACCACATAGAATGTAACTTATTGCCAGGTTAAAGGTCGCACCAGCTGAAGAATAACTGAAAACCAGCAGGGACGATAAGGCCTACAATTATTTCTTACATCAcatctcacatttttttcagcacTTCCCAGCAGTATATAGGAATAAATCCTAATTTAATTAGATTAGAGTGACCTGGACCGGGATAAACTGCAAGAAATGGATGGATTAGCAAATTAAAGATGATTAATGCATTTAAGTTTTTGATAAAATCTTCATTGCCCATGATGAGATGATGAGCTTCCTAGCTACAGTAGCTAGCAGCAGTGAATGTTTGCTACAGGTCTGATGGTGCTGAAACTCCACACTGCTGCACGCACAATCCACTGTCACAACAGTCCATCTTTTTAGTTTGGATTATCTCCTGGCAGCCAGCACTAACATTGCTGTCTACAGCAAGCAGGAGGAAATATTTTTGACTTCTGAAGAAGCTAACTTtgaaggtttaaaaaaaacaaaaaacaagatcaTACAGCAAGACGTGTCTGATAACCATTTATACAGCCTGGAAAATGGCTGTGATAACCATTAATCCCGTAGAACACATTTGAGAGTGCAATTTACTGGCTGAATTGTTTAAAATGGCTGTGGCAGAACATAATGagtgtacattatatacaacaTTTATCTATTGGTCAATCAGTAACCAGGAGACATATAAGTCGTTCCCATTTATCATGATTTATTTGTAAGATGTGTCCAATATACAagcaagacaagaaaaatgtcaccatagcaacaaaAAGTTATCATTCACTCCCTCTCCTAATTTAGTTTGTATTTAGTGTGCAACTCAATGCTGTCACATACAGAGCCTGTGGAAACAGCCTACATGTTCACAAGCCTAAACAACAGCTGTGAGTGAACTGTAGGACACATTTTATCTGACTCATGTCTAACTTTTTCCTCACTCCTCACAAGCTAGTGTGATTGTGATCATGTATTTTTTGAAACTTCACAAGAATTCATCCCACATAATCGTTTTCACATCATTTGAAAGCATAAGTAAATTCACAACCTGGCTGTTCATTATGTCATTTAGTGTCACATCACTGcgtactgtgtgtttttacaagCATCAGGAAACCGAAGCAGAGCCAGCGACGACTTTCCCTGAATCAGCCCTCATTCAGACTGAGAGCGGGCCCTGAACCAACACCACCAGCTTTGGAGCACGCACCGATGACATCACCGTCAAGGTTAGCTTCACCGTGGCATTAACTTTGAAGACACATCAGTCAACATTCAGGTATGCAGAGTGCAGCTTTTACAGACTAAAACTCAAGGTTAATTTCAGCCACAGTGAGCCTCCTTTCCTACAACTGGTCAAGTGTTTTCAAAAGGAAATTTGCATAAATCTACAGTGCCAATAAACTGTTGAACAATAAGGCTCACCTCCCTATAACTATTCGTGCTTAAGCATCGAGGGTGtaatgcaaacaaatgcaaatcaCTCACCGCAAAAAAATTCTTGAGGTCTCACATCTGTACAATTGGGAGAATACCAAAAGCCAGAGTCCTCAAATGCCCTCATCATAACCAGCAAATGTCTAAAGGTCCCTAAACTGACATGTGTCTTTCACCAGACAAATGACATCTTAGAACCTTCAAGAGATAAAAAGAACTGGATGACAACCATGCAGGATTATTTTTACCAAAAAACAACCTAAGTTTATTAAGAGACAAGAATTAATATGTGGTGTTGGTGGGGTGTCAGCAACGCCaaccttttctctctgcatAATCTGTACTAGAGACTTCTTATATTACATGATTTGTATTCCCgctctccatctcctcattGCAGCATCAGCTCCATGGCAGTATAGCTTGATGTCCAAGCGCTGTTCATTTTCCTCAACAGTGTCCAACCACGTCAGGTCAGACTAGTGCTGTTTCCTCCTGAATGAGCAACCTGATAAAGGACAGAGAAAATGGatgtttagttatttttttaccGATTTGTGGAGCTGTGGATTGTATTATAACAAATGTTTTGTCCACCCTATTTACATCAGTGAAGATGACTAAATATTACAAATGCCTCTCAGATTAACACAATACAGTTGGCGGGCAGAACTCGCTATTAATCTGTAATAAGTGGGttctcaattaatcaatgaataGTATGAAGAATTTCAGAAAAGACCAGGTGacatctttttgttttgactaacagtccaaaacccaaagacaatCACTTTACTATTAGAAGACTCTGGAAACCAGAACATGAagacatttgagaagctgcaaccagagaTACTTCTCTCACACAAAAAAGGCTCATCAATGAGTAACTGTTGCACATTAATTTTTTGCTGAGTGACTAATTATTGCAGCTctaaacacagctgcagccgtAAACTACATGTAAAGCCTCCAAAATGTCATCTATTTGAATTCATTTATCAGAGAATGAGATGCAGGAAAAGCCAGGAAGTGGAGTGTGAGTTGCTGGGGTGGTTTTGCAAAACTAGTTTCCGAGGTTGAGGATGAACATAAACGCTCAATTCTTTAAAAAGctttgaataaaaactgaatattatAAACTTCAGGGGTAGGATTTCATGTTAGGCtgctgtattagactgcatCATTATTTAGCTGGGTGTACCAAATAAACTGGCACCTGAATGTTTGTTCTTGTCGCATTTACAGAGAGAAACGACATTAATACTCTAATGGGGATTAACAGTACAAAACCAGTCAATGCAACAGGGAAGGTCAGTGACAGAAAGATAACGAAGCGAACACTAAAACGTTGCTTTCTGACTGAATCTcctccaaaatgtgttttcactgccaACAATTGCTGCTGCACCCATAGTAACTCAAAGCTGAGCACACTGAGAGGCCCTCTGTTGCCACGGCAGCAGTGTGGGTGGGACGGCGAGGGCATTGATAAAAACAAACCTTGACCTTAAGCTCAACCAATTCAGTGACACACTGTATACAGCATATCATCATTTTCTTCAATGTTCTCACTGCTGAAGCAACTCTGATGCATctttcatcaaaaacaacagattaatCCAGTGTGAAACTATTCTCTGTTGGACTCGCTCAAACAAGGTGTAAATAAAAGTCTGAATGGAGAAGCATGTGTGCTTGCAGTTGACTGTGtagaaataaatcaacaatGATGAATTTCTGTCACAACCACAAGAGTCACTGTATGCCTTAGTTGACACCCCGTTCATGAAGAATACAATGAAAGGGCAACACAAAGGCAATTTACaattaactttttttcttttatctgtcaGTTTGAGGTGTACTGCTCAGCAAAGTTTGATTCTTGACCCCAACAAAATACTTGTGTAAAGTTCAGGTTTGATTATCTCCAAATTTTATAAAGAAATTCTGTTAGTCTCTCTCTGGCAGTGCCAGTTGTCATGTCCATCTTAACCTGTAGGGGGCCACAGGTCAAAAAAAGTGCTGCAATGTGTCACCAACCACTATACTTCTGTGCTTTAATACTGCCAGAGTTTGTGCCCATGTCAGTTTGGGTCTCAAATTTACATGTGTACTGGCTGGGTTTGTGTCTCGGTTTTAGGCCTGTGCAGGACTATTGCACAGGGAAGAGTAGTATTCAATTAAAAAGTTTCGCAGAAACCTAAAACTGTAATTGGTAAATGATCTATTAGAATATGCATAACATGTACACACAttgataaacagaaaaatgcatgcTGTAAGTGACATTTCTACTGTATGTatccatttgcatttttaaggttttctcatgcatgtgtgaagcTATATGTATATTCAACATAAACAGGTAGACAGTTTCTTTGCTATGCATGCACTGGTTGTCCTGTACCTTCTGTAAGGCGAGCTTTCCCTCCTGTAGGCTGGCACAGGACTGTGGAACAGCCAACACACAGCACTACAGTCTGAGCGTGACTGAACACTGTGGTTATCTTGTAACAACCTgcagacaacacaaacacatggaaatCACTGGATGGTACAGCCACGGCACCATTACACTGAGAACAGCCAGCTGCCAGGGTGACCATTGCATTATCATGTGTGTTTCCTGGTGTGTCCTTGCAGCTGCTTATGTAAAGGAGTCACTTCAAACTCATTTCACAGACAGTCACAAGTGTCGCTGTATGCCTTATTTGACACCCCAAACATTAAGGAAACAATGAAAGGGCAACACATAAAGGCAAATATTTTTAACCCAAGTCTGATGTAGACGTGGGagaagtactttttttttttttggacaattttgtacattaattaaatgataaaatcaCAACTGAGTAGAAAGCAATTATGGCAAAAGCCCTGCCCCTAATAAAGTTTACTCAGATATCAAAACTAAGTACTGGGGATGGATTTTCTTTATTACTCTGtccaaattattatttttttatgcatcGCCATGAAAGTTAATTTTCCTCAAATAAGTCTTAGGCCTCAGAGTACCACCGCTATAAAATGACTAGCTAATTAGTTAATTTACAGGCTGCCACTTGAACAAACTTACCTGGACATTTGACGTCCATGAAGTAGGAATTGGGACACTGTACAAGTCGTTTTTTCTTGTGTCTCCGCTTTTCCTCCTCGGGGCTCGGGTGCAACAGATCCTTTGCGAGCTGAAAGGAAATCACAGACAACTATTTACCTGATTTCCAATTCAGTTACAATCATCTACACAGCCTGGAAATGACTGTGATAGAAAGATAAATTACATTTCTGGTCACGTTTAGCAACTTTAAAACAAGCTCGTGGAGCGCAAAGGTCGACGTATTCTACAGTTTTCAAACGGGAGGAAATATGATAAAGTGCTGAGAAGAAACGGATTAACATTTTTGAGTAATCACAACCCAAAATATCTtagaaaattgtgtttttttccctcctacATAAATAAGCATGACTGGTAGCCACAAAGACAGCAGCGTGGGCTGCCTTGCTGCACACGTGTTTCGCCATATTGCGTCCGTTTCCACGTCTTTATATTTACGTTAGAGAAGCACGAGGACGTCGAATCCAACAGAGATAAAACCTTATTTTACAAAGTGTCAAATTAGTCCGATAAGTATACTTTTAAACGACTAAAGGCGAGCATTAAAAACCGTGGCGTGACTTACTGGCATGTCTGCGTGTCTGGACGCTCACCGGAAGATGATGCTTGTGACGCACCGGAAACTTGTGGCAGACGGACAGAGACGCGGCGGAAGTGATTGTCCGTGAAGTAACAGACGCCTCTCTAATGCTTTGGGCTGAGATACGTGATTTACTGTAGGAAAAGGCCTGTTGTGCTCTAAATAAATATTGCATTAAcgataaaaataaataaatattctgcCTTGTTAAGCGCTTTTGCAATTGTAATCAAATAAGTGCAGCTGGTAGTACAACAAAAAGAAGGATTTTCATATTTGTACGTTTCCAAGCAAGTGATGTCTCTGTGAAAGTCACTTTAGTACcaatataagataagattaatTTCCTGTAGTTAACTGGTTCACTGGATCATAAGACAACTCTGACTCATGACCCATGCAGTGTATGTTGAGCTTTAGTTTGCTTAACAATAGTTCTACTAGTAAGTTGTAGATTTTAAGTCATGCAAACAGTAATGATTTTCAATTACAAATTGCTTAAAATACACAACCAGGTCAAAAAGAAGCATACTTCAGTCTATTAGAAATACAATTTAAATACAGGAAAGTTTTACAAGTACTCTTTTTGTGcataatttaaagtatgtttgacacgtagtttttaaaagtgcacttctacttaaatgtattaaaactAATATACTGATTCTGCAATATCTAAAGTGGCATTTCAAAGTACTTAgaaaaagtgtattttattCTAAGAGTATTGTAAATTTTAttgtgtacttttaaaaagtgaactaaatcacaaatacttttaatggtGATAAAGTGTATCTATGAAAAGTatgcttatttttattttattttgcatacTTTATTAAAGTGTAATAGTGTAAAgtgtaatttcatttcatttcatcttaaaCATATtaaagtatatttccaacacataGCTGATGTAGTACATCTGTACTGCTCATGAATCTTCTctggtggacttcagtacaCTTAAGGTTTGTAAACTTGTGCCACTTTAGCAACAATTTAAACTTCAAGTATACTGAAGTATTACTCAAatggtactcaaggactacttgagtacacttCAGTATATTTGAAGGTCACAAAATAGGTTACATAAAATTACGTGATTTCCCCAGAGTGGGATCAATTAAGTTGTATCTTATGGCACAAAGTGTACTCAGTACATTCTTCAAAGGGTGTCACATAACATTTTATCACCTGAGCGGTATGTGGCCTTATAAGGTCACTGAACATTTACAAATTGGACAAACTCGAATATTAATGTAACCCAATAATGCTCAGGTTTCTATCAAAAAGGTCACACAGAGATGttaagaaagacagaaaaaaggacacGTTTAGGAAAAATTGGTTCTTAAGTttattaaaagaagaaaaaaaagctaaaaatgtgttgatgtcATATGATTTATTCTACACGAACCATCATCACTGTTCAAGTCCCCTCAGGCGCGTGTTCTCCTCTGATCAAACGGCGCCATCTTGTGGTCATGCTGGGCGCCTGCAGGACCGAGCCGTTAGTCCCATAAAGCACTCCCACTCTACGTAGCCTTTCAGCGGATCTGGGGTCTGGGATCCGGGTcgagtgttttttttcaggaggcagaaaaaaacacacgtAGCCTTCCCGGCACGTTTGTACGCGGGGTGATATTGACTGTCGCAGGAAAGCGACATGACTCTGGATTAGACTCGGTGATGAGGACCGATCTGCGGTAGTCAGATCAACTTTATCCGCCGCAGTCCAAACGGAGCGCAGAGGGACTGAGGGGGATCGGAATTTACCGGTGACAAGTCTGCGAGGGGGAAAACGGGAAAAGAGGATCCACTCGTTACATGGAGTAACCTTCAAAAGAGTCACCATCACAATCTAGGTCTGAGGAGCCAAGTCGATGAAAAGTCCCCCCGGAAACACCAACTTTTCCCAACTTTTAGTTCTGCTCTAACTCCGAGGAACAGCTCCGGCCATGGCGAAAAAGTATGATTTCCTTTTCAAACTGCTACTCATCGGGGACAGCGGAGTGGGCAAAACATGTCTGATCATTCGTTTTGCTGAGGACAATTTCAACTCCACGTACATCTCCACCATCGGTACGTTGTTTCGGTGAAATCTGGCCTCTGCCCTTCGACATGTCTGCACCAGCTTATGATTGGCCTGTGTGAAAACGGCGTTTGCTGAATGCTGACATTTCGTTCTTCCTCTATTTGATGCCCAACACTGTACAAACTGGTTTGTCAGACTGCCTTCATGTCTGAACCAGTCCCTGCGCTCTcgtttcctttttttaattctgtctcttatcttttctttctttttttttactctcctGTTGAACGTGTCTCTTCCCTGACCCTCTTCCTCAGATCTCATTCCTCTCACTTGGCTTTCTGAAGGTCCACCCACCCTCATTCCTATCTCTTCTACCATCTCTACGTTCCCAGAGGAATGGCTGGCTTTCTGGcatgcacatttttctttttcttttttttctgcaggacaaccccccccccccactcccctCCTGTGCCTcattgctgtctgtctgtctgtcagcttgtCCATCTGGCAGGAACTAAAACAGAACTCAAAGACAGGCTGTCCTGCAGGGCGGTGCGTCTTTccttcatgtctgtttgtggaTGGGAGTGCACTGAGGGGTCAGAACCACAGTGGGAATGACCATGAATCGGTCTCCACCCATGCGAGGGTGACCTATATATCTTGcagtgtgggtgggtgtgtttttAGTTCATATCTGAGGTATTTAACTCATTATCTGACGGCCTCTGCTCCTTCCTGTCCTCTTGTTGTCTCTCAGGCATCGACTTCAAAGTAAAAACCATTGACGTGGATGGGAAGAAAGTGAAACTACAAGTCTGGTGAGCGGCGTCAGTTGCTGGCTTGCGTGGAGATGCTTTGTTTGGTGATTTTTTGCAAACAGATAATGCCGAGTGACTCGCTGACTTCCTCTGGCTCCTTTTCCTGAGAGGAAAGAGTAACCTCCCTCTTGTAGTCCAAATCAGGACTTTATGACAGGGTTTGCTGGCCAAGTCTGCATCACACAAGGCCGCCACAGCGAGTCACCTCCCCTCCTATAAGCCTGTTGTTGCAGCAACATGAACCCAGCTCGCCGCAGCAGCGTAAAATGCACATATCACCCTGCATACGGCTCGAACTTCATCCTGATTTTGACTACAGTTCTTGCTTGGTGTGCATGCATCAGCGCACATTTTCTTACTCTGCattgtgtgtgctttgtgcagGGACACAGCAGGGCAGGAGAGGTTCAAGACCATTACGACGGCCTACTACAGAGGAGCCATGGTGAGTGCAGGACGCCTGCAGAACAAGCAGACTGGATAATCAGGCTGACATCACCGCCCCTTTGTGCTCGCTCTGTACCCTTTACTGACTCCTttaaccctctctctctccatctgtttgtgtctctctttgctctgtGGCAGGGTATCATCCTGGTCTACGACATCACGGACGAGAAGTCCTTCGAAAACATTCAGAACTGGATGAAGAGCATCAAAGAAGTGAGACTGTTTCCGCTCAGCCAGGGCAAAGATAACCAGGAAAGACGTAGAAATAGTGCTTAGTCATTATGATGCATGTTAGTCGTGAGAACGGGCCTTAACTCGCTGCAGCGACAAGGCAGGAGCATTGCACAAGTGGTGATTTTAACCTTTTACGTTTTACTTTTGTGCATGAATCTCTGCCCCTTCGTTGCAAACTGTTGGAGagacaacacacagagctgactgtAAACATGCAAGAGGCCCAAACCCGACTACTATCAACATATCCCACATGTCTtaatcagaaaatgctccattcTGAATAAAATCCAGCTG
Above is a window of Chelmon rostratus isolate fCheRos1 chromosome 8, fCheRos1.pri, whole genome shotgun sequence DNA encoding:
- the rps27.2 gene encoding 40S ribosomal protein S27.2, with the protein product MPLAKDLLHPSPEEEKRRHKKKRLVQCPNSYFMDVKCPGCYKITTVFSHAQTVVLCVGCSTVLCQPTGGKARLTEGCSFRRKQH
- the rab13 gene encoding ras-related protein Rab-13, yielding MAKKYDFLFKLLLIGDSGVGKTCLIIRFAEDNFNSTYISTIGIDFKVKTIDVDGKKVKLQVWDTAGQERFKTITTAYYRGAMGIILVYDITDEKSFENIQNWMKSIKENASAGVSRMLLGNKCDIEAKRKVSRETGEKLAKDHGIRFFETSAKSSINVEESFLSLARDILQKSSKKPGPTGREVKITSSTEKKSSKCVLL